The Chitinivibrionales bacterium genome includes a window with the following:
- a CDS encoding TIGR02147 family protein: MPKIYNYLDYRHYLADLHREIKAKKSIFSHRYISAKVGVSSPAWFLHITKGRINLSPGKIQPLSRVFHLNPHESDYLTLLVHYQHAGTMHQKSIIKAKMRTFRRMHDPSANHASHFAEPELHTALG; encoded by the coding sequence ATGCCGAAAATATACAATTATCTCGATTATCGCCATTATCTGGCCGATCTTCACCGGGAAATCAAGGCAAAAAAATCCATATTTTCTCATCGGTACATATCCGCCAAAGTCGGTGTTTCATCGCCTGCCTGGTTTCTGCATATCACGAAAGGACGGATTAATCTTTCGCCGGGTAAAATACAGCCGCTTTCCAGGGTCTTTCACCTGAATCCCCATGAAAGCGACTATCTCACCCTGCTGGTCCATTATCAACATGCAGGGACAATGCACCAAAAGAGTATAATCAAGGCAAAAATGCGCACTTTTCGCCGAATGCACGACCCGAGTGCCAATCATGCGAGCCATTTTGCCGAACCTGAGCTTCATACAGCCCTCGGTTGA